In the genome of Pithys albifrons albifrons isolate INPA30051 chromosome 30, PitAlb_v1, whole genome shotgun sequence, the window aagtccaactcttaagtcaatgacccacacaggggattgaattGGTCATGGTTTATATTTAACTCCTTATTAATTAACGTGGTATGAATTaaatgcagctctgcctggcactgaAAATTTATACACAGGAAAATTTCTCCCACAGAAAGTTccaaagaggaagagagagagaaaaaaacacctcagGACACAAATTATGATGCACCATATTTTTAATGAGCAAAGagtggcattaaaaaaaaaattatacagcaCAAGAAAGCAGTAAGGGATAAAATTAATTATCAATTTCAAGGCAGTGCAACCATCCAAATTCCATTTGCCACCTCGCTGGTAACACAGAGAGGTGCCCAATCAGCAATGCcaagcccctgcagccccattagctcagggaaaagctgaGGGTGGGCAGCAAGCCCTTGGTCATGAGCTCAGTCCTACATCCAGGTCGTGCTTCTCATCTCCAGGGGGTTCCTTCGTGGTTGCTCCTCGAGGTCTCCTCATGGACCACAACGGTTGTACCGACGGTTGGACCTCCCATAGAGACCCCCCAGCCCCGAATAGCtgaggctgcccagccctgaggagctgccagagtTGATGGGCACTCCCCCAGCACTCAGGGcatctcccacagcagcagaggcCGAGGAACCCACCGTGGTGTTctgggggaaggagctgaggatggggccgggcagggtcaCCACCACGGGGGAAGGTTGGATGACGTAGGTGgagtcctggcactgcctgacacaggGCTCGTTGCAGCTGTTGGCCAGAGGGGTTGGGCCACAGGAGGTGGTGGGTGGGCACAGGTCATAGCAGGACATGGCTGGAGGGGTAACTCGGTCTGGAGAACAGGGTAGGAAGCAAATACAAGGAAGAAGTTGTAATTAGTGGCATGTAATTAAGCTGCTGAGCTTAAGGCACTGTGAGAATatgaatcatagaaccatagaattatagaatcatagaatcatagaatggattgggttggaaaagacctcccagatcatcaagtccaacccttggtccaactccagtccctttaccagatcatggcactcagtgccacggccaagctcagctgaaaaacctccagggatggggaatccaccccctctctgggcagcccattccaatccctgagcactctctctgcaaagaatttccttctgttctccaacttcaatttcccctggcagagcttgagcccatcgtgcccccttgtcgtattgctgagtgcctgggagaagaggatACAtgaagcacaagtgctgtggggagaggctgagggagctgggggtgttcagcctggagaagaggaggctcagaggtgacctcagcactgtctggaactgcctgaagggaagttctggccaggtgggggttggtctcttctcccaggcactcagcaataggacaagggggcacgatgggctcaagctctgccaggggaaattgaagttggagatcagaaggaaattctttgcagagagagtgctcagggattggaatgggctgcccagagagggggtggattccccatccctggaggtttttcagctgagcttggccgtggcactgagtgccatgatctggtaaagggactggagttggcccaagggttggactcgatgatctcggaggtcttttccaacccaatccattccatgattctgtgattctatgacaagGAAGAAGTTTAATTAGTGGCATGTAATTAAGCTGCTGAGCTTAAGGCACTGTGAGGAGAATGGAATGATGTGTTAGCTTGGAAAGAGACTTCAATGAAGACCAAAGTGCTCTGCACTACAGAGAACAGCTcaaggggcagctctgcctcctctgagcAGCCTTTGATGGGTCATTTCCCACCAGGACCATCCAGAGtcctccagccctgggtggAGAAGTGGGGACAAGGGTTATGATCTGTcagaaaaggggagggaaacCTGTGCCCCCTCTGAGCAGCTTTTGATGgctcatttcacagaatcacagactattctgagttggaaggacccacaaggatcaagtccaactcttaagtcgATGACCCAAGaggggattgaatccatgaccttggcattattagaactaggttttaaccaactgagctgatctcagggtcttaTTTCCCACTATGACCATCCAGGAtcctccagccctgggtggAGAAGTGGGGACAAGGGTTATGATCTGTcagaaaaggggagggaaaactgccccaaaaaagaaagaaaaattaacatttcttcAGCAAGTAAAAGTGAGGAGCATAAAttgccctgtgagggtgggcaggccctggcacaggttattccatggattccccatccctggaagtgcccaaggacaggttggagcaacctgggatagtggaaggtgtccctgcccatggctggagaTGGAATGGGTTGATCTTTAATatcctcccaacccaaacccttctgggatTCCTTAACCTGGTGATGGTGCCACTGACCCATGAAAAGGAGTGATTGTCCTCccctctgctgagctgtgtcTTAAACACCACAAGGACAAATGTTCTGCCTAATTCCCCCTTTCTCAGCCCCCTTTTCTTTATGTTTATCTCCTCTTGCATCAGTCTCTGAGAGAAAACAATTTCCAGGCTGTGTCTGGAAGGGACAAAGTGGGAATGAAATTCAGCAGAGCCCAAAATCATTtggtaagaaaataaaacagaagttgTACTGTTGATGTTTCCTCCAGTGGTGCCTCAGTGAAGATCCAGTGCCAAAGCACTGAGAGCATTTCAGGAGTTAATTCAGATCATTCTGATCTCAAAGTGCTTGGGAAAGGAGGATTATTTCTTGTACAAGGAGGGATTTCCTTCCAATATTTGGAAAATCTGAGCCCGTTTATCTGCCTGTAGGAGAAGCTCTGAGAGGGAGCTCTGGAGATGTTCAGACCTTCCTATCTGCCTGTAGGAGAAGCTCTGGAGATGTTCAGACCTTCCTATCTGCCTGTGGGAGAAGATCTGGAGATGTTCAGACCTTCCTATCTGCCTGTAGGAGAAGCTCTGGAGATGTTCAGACCTTCCTATCTGCCTGTAGAAGAAGCTCTGGAGATGTTCAGACCTTCCTATCTGCCTGTAGGAGAAGCTCTGGAGATGTTCAGACCTTCCTATCTGCCTGTAGGAGAAGCTCTGGAGATGTTCAGACCTTCCTATCTGCCTGTAGGAGAAGCTCTGAGGGGGCTCTGGAGATGTTCAGACCTTCCTGCCCAAGGAGTGTCCCACCTGGAGATGTCCCcatgtcacctgctccaggtgacatTCCcttggcaggaggttggactgggagatctccagaggtcccctccaaccccaGATATTCTGGGATCCTCTTCTGAGAGCCAAAATCTCTGCCCAGActccccaaatcctcctccaATCGCTGAACAATTCACAGGCAGAGATTTGAACCTTTTGGGAATGGAATTATTTGGTGACACAAATGAAAAACGAGGCTGAAATCCCCAAATTCCAAACCCAGAAACTTCCTCCTTCACAGAGAAAAAGCCCCTTGAGGgtcctccccccccccaaattaTTACAGAGCACAAACCTTAAACTGCTACAGAcaagagagtgaaaaaaaataaaatacaaccaaagcaacaaagcaggacttgaaaaaataggaaataaatcCAGACTTACCCTTTCCACCAAGGAGGATAAAGCAGAAGtggatggagctgctctggccctgctgcctTTTATTCTCTGGCCCAGAGAGCCTGAGGATCTGAGACATAATTTGTGTTATTTACCAGCCAATTACTAAAGATTTCTCATATGCAAAATGCTCCTGGAGGgtgatttcctttttcctcactTGTTTGTGTTTCCTGCCTGGCTTTCATTTCCTCCCTGGAATGTTTGCATTCCACTCTTTTATCTTCCAGCTCTTGAGTTAATTCCTGGTCGGATGAACTGATTCATCTCAGCTACTGAGGGACTGATTTTGCATCCCAAGGGCTGATGGCACAGAGGAATGAACCCATCAGGAAAGGTGGGTGTGAAGTTCCTTGTGAAACCTCCTTTCCCTCTTCATGGAGAGCAGAAGTTTTTGTCACATCTCATTGTGGAAAGGCCAAAAAATTCCTTATTTTCTG includes:
- the LOC139683854 gene encoding feather beta keratin-like, coding for MSCYDLCPPTTSCGPTPLANSCNEPCVRQCQDSTYVIQPSPVVVTLPGPILSSFPQNTTVGSSASAAVGDALSAGGVPINSGSSSGLGSLSYSGLGGLYGRSNRRYNRCGP